From the genome of Capsicum annuum cultivar UCD-10X-F1 chromosome 4, UCD10Xv1.1, whole genome shotgun sequence:
gatatatatatatagcttttCAAATTACTGTGTTTGCTAATCTTTCAATAGACTACACTTTGCTGCATCTTTTGTTCAACCTTGATTAGTGACTCATTTTGCTTGTCCATAGGGGAAGAAATGTTTATGTACAGTTCTCATCTCATCAAGAACTGACTACTGTGGAGCAGAGTTCGCAAGGGCGAGGAGAAGAGGTCAGTGAACCCTTTTTGTCTTATAAGAGGCGGCATAGTGCTACATGCTTTACGGATTCTTTACATGTTTGAAAGATTCATTTCTATTATTTAGTTGATGTACAGTAGCACTAACAAGAAGCACATAGTTCACTTCCAATTTCCTTATTAGTTAGATAACTATGTGAAGCCTATAGGATAATAAATGATTTCATTCGTCACAAATGGAACTTTTAGAAATGTGTGTTAATGTGTATTCAAATGAGTGAAGTAATGCTCTTGCGAATTCATAACAAGTAGATGAACGTAGTTCTAAACCTAGGGTATAGACATATTTTGGAGACATCAAGAGAAAATTTGAGGTTTTGTGATCGAACTGAACGGAGAATATGAATTAACTTTTGAGATGTTTGCCTACCTAGCACCAGTTATGCACCTTGCGCTTATGGTGTTGAAGGTATAAGGTCTTAACTGATTGTTCTCTTTCACAATTACTGACACTAAAACTTATTTAATGCAGTTGGAACTTCTCAAAAGGTATGATTTTAGGGGAATAGAAGGGCATGCAGAATGTAAATATAGATGATTGCATAGTTCCAGATTGATTGTGGATTTGAGTTATTTTGTTTGCCAGAAAACAATCTTTTtcattgaaaaaagaaagagtcCATCTTTTGGAAATGTTGTGTCACTGGATCTTCTATATAACTCGAGAGAGAAAACGGGTTATTGTAGGTTAGCTCCTCCGTTGACTGAGAGTTAATGGGAAGAATTAACCCGCCTTACTTGGCTGGCACACCAGTTTTGGTATCTCCCCAGGATCCTCTAATTTATGTACTTGACCACCATAAAGCATCGAGAACCAACATCAGTGCTCATCTCAGTTTGTACCTAATGAGCACTTAGAAGCCCTATTCGTAACTCTTCTCTAGAGGCAACCATGTGGGGGATCATTTGTGCTTGAAATGACTCAGAAccatatcaaaatgaaataaagcACCTGTTGTGACGCAGaagtcaatatgtatcaagtttacatgtattttcttatattttacatGCTTTCTGGTTTGTCTTTATGCTTCTTTTCTGTTTGCTGAGATTAAATATTTTTGCAATAGTTCCTTCTCCTTTTCTTCGTCTATTCCTCTCTATCTTCTCTTCTGTCTCTATGTTGCTCTGCTGTACGGCTCTCTGGACTCTCAGCCTAATCGAATTCTGTTAGTTTCAATACATCACGTGCTTTATCCTATAACTGTGGATGTGCTGTATCAAGTTTTTCCACCTCACGGAGTTGTTGAGAAGATTGTGACATTTCAGAAGTCGGCAGGTCAGCACCTTAAAGTTTTCTCTTTCTATATTCtaatttcttcttaattttttcctCATTGTGGATTTGAAGACTGGCTAGAAATTTGATCATGGATGGAACTTGGAAGTCTCTCACACTTCTTTGTTGTGTTATATGATTCTCATTTTAGATGTGACCAGTTAGCTTCTTGCTTCAATTGTTTCTGGAGCATATTTGAAATACTAATTATGACACTTTGGAGTCTTTGCTCTATATCTTCATGATCTTTTACTGCTCCTGATATTTGTTATGAACTTTGTaggttttcaagctttaattCAGTACCAGCTACTTCAGACTGCTATTTCTGCTAGGAGCTCTCTCCAGGTATACTTTGTGTTGCATAGAGGTGTCTTGTCATGAAAAGATTATTTTATGCTATATGTTTTTCTTAGACAATGAAATTTAATGTTTACAAATGTTTTAATAGGGACGTTATACATATGATGGCTGCTGTCAGCTTGACATACAATTCTCAAAGTAAGCTTTTAAATCCCTTTAAAATCGTGCTGTTTTTGTGTATGTACGGACATATTTGCATTTTCCCCCTTTTATGCTATGATGGGATTGTTTACCTTGGCTGGTTTTGTGATTCAGCCTGGATGAATTGCAAGTGAAATACAATAACGAGCGCTTGAGGTAACTTGTTCATTGCTCTCTCTCTTTCCCTCTTATACATATCAAAAGAAGCTTTTCTCTTCAGTAGTTAGGAAATA
Proteins encoded in this window:
- the LOC107868849 gene encoding polypyrimidine tract-binding protein homolog 3 isoform X1, encoding MLRAKNLALLQMQDIAAAVNAIQFYSNVQPSIRGRNVYVQFSSHQELTTVEQSSQGRGEEPNRILLVSIHHVLYPITVDVLYQVFPPHGVVEKIVTFQKSAGFQALIQYQLLQTAISARSSLQGRYTYDGCCQLDIQFSNLDELQVKYNNERLRDYTKPNLPAEQKGKSPQQGYGDSGAMYSVQGSGPRGDGKCCSYCSCFS
- the LOC107868849 gene encoding polypyrimidine tract-binding protein homolog 3 isoform X3 gives rise to the protein MQDIAAAVNAIQFYSNVQPSIRGRNVYVQFSSHQELTTVEQSSQGRGEEPNRILLVSIHHVLYPITVDVLYQVFPPHGVVEKIVTFQKSAGFQALIQYQLLQTAISARSSLQGRYTYDGCCQLDIQFSNLDELQVKYNNERLRDYTKPNLPAEQKGKSPQQGYGDSGAMYSVQGSGPRGDGKCCSYCSCFS
- the LOC107868849 gene encoding polypyrimidine tract-binding protein homolog 3 isoform X2, which gives rise to MLRAKNLALLQMQDIAAAVNAIQFYSNVQPSIRGRNVYVQFSSHQELTTVEQSSQGRGEEPNRILLVSIHHVLYPITVDVLYQVFPPHGVVEKIVTFQKSAGFQALIQYQLLQTAISARSSLQGRYTYDGCCQLDIQFSNLDELQVKYNNERLRDYTKPNLPAEQKGKSPQQGYGDSGAMYSVQGSGPRGGVHLSHQV